The segment ACAGCTCCGCGGTCTGGTTCGTCTCGTCCTCGGGACTGCAGCCACCATCGCCCGCGAACAGGACGGCCTCGAGGTCTAACCGGCCAGCCCCACCCGCACCATAGCCACCTCCCGCACCGCCTTGACCCCGAAAGAGTTCCCATGACGCTTCCTGCTGCCCGCAAGCCCGCCGCACCCTTGTCCCGGCCCATCATCGCCGTCGGCATCGCTTCCACTGTCCTGATCGCCGTCGGTGCCTTCGTTCTGTCCTTCGCCTCTCTCACCGACCTGGCAGCGCGTTCGGGCATCGATGTGAACCTCGCCTGGATCTGGCCCATCATCGTCGACGGACTCATCGTCGCCGCCACCGTCGCGATCGTCGCCCTCGCCGGCCACGACCGCAAGACCCTCGCCTACCCGTGGGCGCTCCTGGGCCTGGGCGCTGTCGTGTCCACCGCCGCGAACGCCGTCCACGCCATCGTCTCGGTCAACCAGGCCAACGGCGGCGTCCCGCCGGTCGTCTCCGCCATCATGGCAGCGATGCCGCCGGTCGTCCTGCTCGCCATCACCCACCTGACCGTGCTGCTGGTTCAGAAAGCGGCCCCTGCACCGGCGCCGAAGAAGAAGACAGCCAAGGCCCCCGCGGCGCCCCGCAAGAGCGCACCGGCCGCGATCGAAGCGCACGCGCCGAGCGCACCTGCCCCGGAGTTCACCAGCGTCTTCACGGAGGTCCCCTCGGCTGCCCGGGACCTGATACCTGCCAACGCCTGAGGGTAGAACCTGCGAGGACGCCCGTCGCATCATGCCCCGCATAGGGATACCCGGGCCCCCAGCTTTTCGACCCGCGGCCCGACTCACTTAAGGAACCACCATGAATTTTCTGATTATCGCCCTGCAGGTGCTCGTCGTCGCACTGAGCATCATCCTCGGTGCCTTCATCCTCCTGCACAAAGCATCAGGTGGCGGCGTCTCCGGCATGTTCGGCGGCGGCATGACCAACAGCCTGAACTCGACCGGCGTCGCGGAGAAGAACCTCACCCGCTTCACTATCGCCGCAGCGGTCATCTGGTCCGTGGCCATCATGGGTCTGGGCATCATCACCCGGTTCACCGGCCAGTAACCAACCAGCCCTCGGGCACTACCTCAAGGAGGGCCGGCTCTTGCTGGACTCGATTACCCGCGCATTCAGGACTCCTGACCTGCGCAACAAGCTGCTCATCACCCTGGGCGTCCTGACCGTCTTCCGTCTCGGCTCCTTCATCCCGGCGCCGGGCGTGAACGCTTCCAACGTCCAGGCATGCCTGTCCCAGGGAGGAACCTCCGGCGGCATCTACGACATGGTCAACATGTTCTCCGGCGGCGCCCTGCTTTCGGAGTCCATCCTGGCCCTGGGCGTCATGCCCTACATCACCGCCTCGATCATGATGCAGTTGATGAAAGTCATCGTCCCCCGCCTCCAGGAACTGCACGCGGCCGGCGACCAGGCCACCGTCACCCAGTACACCCGCTACCTCGCCGTCGGAATGTCCGCCCTGAACGCCACCACCGTCGTCACCATGGCCCGCAGTGGAAACCTGCTGGGCAACTGCGCCCTTCCGATCGTCACCGACCAGAGCTTCATCACGGCCGCCATTATGATCATCTCCCTCGTGGCCGGGTCCCTGCTGGTCATGTGGATGGGTGAAAAGATCACCGAACGCGGCATCGGCAACGGCATGTCGCTGCTGATCTTCACCTCCGTCGCCTCCGGCTTCCCGACAGCACTGGGCACCATCGGCCGCACCCGAGGCTGGGGAGTGTTCGCTGCCGTCCTGGCCGTCGGTCTGCTCACCATCACTCTGGTCGTCCTCGTCGAACAGTCCCAACGGCGCATCCCCGTTGTCTACGCCAAGCGTGTCGTCGGCCGCCAGACCCTGGGCGGAAACACTACATTCCTGCCCATCAAGGTCAACATGGCCGGCGTCGTTCCCGTCATCTTCGCTTCCACACTGCTGTCACTGCCGAGCCTGATCACCCGGTTCGCCACCGGCAACCAGACCGGCGCCGGCCCCGAATGGGCGCAATGGATTACCGCGAACCTGACCAAAGGCGACCACCCGGTCTACATGGTGATTTACACATTGTTCATCATCGGGTTCTCGTTCTTCTACGTCGCGATCACCTTCGAACCCAAGGAGATCGCTTCGAACATGAAAAAGTACGGCGGCTTCGTCCCCGGCTTCCGCCCCGGCAAACCAACCGAACGGCTGCTCAAATACGTCTCAGACCGGATCACCACCGCAGGCGCGCTCTACATCGGCGTCATCGCACTGATCCCGCTGGTCGCCCTGGTGCTCCTGAACGCGAACCAGAATTTCCCGTTCGGCGGCTCCGCGATCCTGATCATGGTCGGCGTCGGACTCGAAACGGTCAAGCAGATCAGCTCCCAGATGGAGCAACGCTCCTACCCGGGCTTGATGCGCTGATACCTCGCCCGAAGGCCCGGCAGGCTTCCATCTGCCGGGCCTTTGGGCTACCCGCGATGACCCAAATGCGCGCCGCCGCACACATTCCAGCCATGACGACCAGCACACGACCCCGCTCCGCAGCCGCGGTCCGTGAACAGGCCCTGCTCTGCATAGCCTGCAGCGGCGGATGCCGGGACGCCAACGGCGCCTACACGCTTTGTGCATTGTGCGAGCTGGCCGAAGTATCGGTGCCGGCAGCTTAGGCCCGTCGGCCCGGTGACCGCATAGAGAATCTCAAACACGACGACGAGAGAGGCAAGCCATGCGCATCACCCAGCATTCCCCGTTCGCCACCTTGGACGAGCCGGAGACCTTGCAGAAGATCCGCAAGGGCCGCGGTCGGCTGGCCGCCTACACCTCCTCCAAACCGGCTGTCCGCAGGGAGGTCCGTCTCACCGGTCAGACCGAAATGCGCAAAGTCCTCCGCGCAGCCCGCGCCCTGAAGGTGACTCTCCAGTGCGACGAAACCCTGGAAGAACTCCGGACCCTGGCCTACGAGAGCTACCGGTCCATCACCATCGCAGATGGCCGCACCCCCATGGATCTGACCAGGATGCACCCGACCACCGTCGACCGGCTCACCGTGAACTACCTCCGTCACGTCCGCACCGTCTACGATTCGTCGCTGCTGCGGAACCGGTTCACCCCCTCGGACCTGCGCTCCTGGTACAACAAAGAGCTCAAGGCCCGCTGTCTGGAGGAGATCGCCGACTCCTACCCCGAGTTGGCCGGCGAATGCGAACGCCAGCGCATGAAAATCACCCAGACTCTGGAGGAAGCCGCAGTCGGCCGTCCGTTGAACCGCATCGACGCCGCGGCATGAGGGTGAGGCAAAGCCTGCCCTCCGCACACATGACGGGCATGACCGCAACCCAGACCGCCACACCACTCCGCTCGGCCCTGGAACGGCTTGCCCGTAAGTGGACCCTGACCCTGCCGGGCGGCGCACCGAACCGATACCACTTCTTCGGGGATGAGCTCACGGCTCTGCTGGGCACCGCCGATGACGCTGGTCTCGAGATTGCTGCCGAAGCCCTTGCCGACAACTGGGGCAACGCCGGGACCGGAGTCCCCGAAGGCCATGGCTACGTCCGCGGCTACTTCGCCTTCGATGTGAAGCAGACCGTGAAAGCCAGCAGGGACCAATGAGCCCTTCGGGCCGCCAGGAAGCCTTTCCGCCGGATCGTTGCGGGAGCCGTCACCAATCCGCCCAGGCAGACTGACCAAGCCCGGCAGTGGACCACGGGGGTTTCCTTAAGCGCCCTGCGGTTCCGGGCTTCCTCATCCTTGGTGCTGTTCTGTGCCACCACTACGCGTGCTTCATCCTCAAGGCCCATGCGTCCAATATTCCGTCCCCGGGTCGGCTGCCTTCGCCGCTGTTTTGCCCGGAAACCGCTTCGGCCGCACACAAAGAGGACATGACCAGGTGCCAGAAACCAGCGGCACCATCTACGCATGTTCATCAGTGAACGCAGCTAAGGAGCAGCACCCGTGACCACTACAGCCCGCCAGCCCAAGGGAGTGCCCGTAGGCGGCCAGTTCGCTGCCACCGCCCATGCGGAACCGGACATGCCGCTGACAGCACCCGTGGCAGCGCCGCCCATCTCGGTGCCGTCTGACCCGCAATGGTTCAAGCTCGTCTACGAGGACCGGCCCTCCAACGGTGAACGCCGGTCCTACGCCCGCATCGCCTTGGAAGATTCCCTGGCCGGCGACGACTTCGCCGTCGTCCACGACGAGGCCGCCAGGAGCGAAATCCGGGCCGAAGCCGAAAGGCACGACTCCGTGGACAAGGCCATCGGCCGAATCGGTAGCAGCAGCATCAAAGCTCACCAGTTCGGTGCAGCCACGGCGCGGGAGCTGAAGACCATCCGGGAACGCCGGCTGGCCATCGAAAGCCACTACGTCCCCACCTCTGAAGCCACCTTTGAAACCGCTGCGGCCAAGATCGGATCCAGCGCCGAAGAGTACCGCCAAACCCTCGAGGCAACCTTCCCGCACGTCGGCGAGGAATGGTACGGGCCAATGATGGAAAACCACAGGCTGCAGCCGGAGTCCTGGCAGCGCGGGCAACTGCACAACCTGGCCATCGTCAACGAACGAAACGCCGCGCTCAAGCTCCACCGGCCCGTGGTCAGCGAAGACGAGAACCCCGACTTCACCACCCACCCCGCCACCCCGCTCGAATCCCGGATCGACGGGCTGATTGCCCATGGCGGCGACCCCGCCGACCCTGCCAGCGTCCGCTACCTGGCCCATGAAGAAGGCGCCGGCTACGGCACCGTCTTCATCAAAGAAATCGCCAAACAACGCCTCGCCGCTTGGCGCCACAACCCGATCGACCGCTCCGGAAAGGCATGACCATGACCATCACCGCAACCACCCCCACGGACGACGCCCCGGTTACGTCCCCGGGTCCCATCACCGAAGCGATCGCCGCCATCCAGGCCGCCGCAATCCCCGGCATCATTGAGCGCCTGGACGGCTCGACCGTCCTGGAAAACAAGTTCATCCGGGTCGACACCGAAACCGTCCGCTTCCCCAACGGGGCGCTCGGGCAGTACTCGACCATCACCTCCGGCTCCGGCCTGGGCGTCATCACCATCCCGTTCGTGAACTTCCGCGGCATCCCCCACCTGGGGCTCGTCCGCCAGTACCGCTACCCGGTAGGGGACTTCACTCTCGAATTCCCGCGCGGCGGCTCCGATGACCTCTCCGTGGACGAAGCGGCACGTGAACTCGTCGAGGAAACCGGCCTGGACTACCACTCCGGGACCTTGCTCGGCACCCTCCGCCCGGACACCGGGATCCTGACCACCGAGGTCGCCGTCTGGAAGACCACTCACGGCATCGAACACATCCGTCCCGGCCACGTCGAGGACGAAACCGGCGCCAAGGTCGAGTGGTACAGCTACGGAGAGCTCACCGGCATGGTCCGCAACGGCCACATCACCTGCGGCATGACCCTGGCTGCAATCGCCCTGCTGGGCGCCGGCGGCCACATGAACTGCCCATAGCGTCAAGGCCCGGAGCACTATCGCTCCGGGCCGCAACGGCGGAAAATGAAAGGCATGAGGGCACTCCGCCGTCGACGCCACCATGGGGCGGTGCAGGAATCTTCACATGCCGCACACATGAGCGCCATGACTACTTCAACAGTTTCCGCACCCGCCGTAATTACTCCCGTCGAACGAGCCGCAGCCGGCCGCCAGGCCATCGCTGACTGCCCCGAGGCGTTCGAAGAACTCCAGGGCGAAGGTGACCGCGACCTCGTCGAACACGCGGCCGCGAACGATGACAACGTCAATGCGGCGTTGGACGCGATCGGCGAACTCACCGCAGAAGAGGCTCCATACCTGGGCAAGTTCCTGGCCGAGCAGCTCGTCGAAGACGCCATCAAAGCCGAGGCCCGGAAGCAGTTTGCCTCCTACCGCGCCGCACGCCGGACGGTCACCTGTGATGAGGACGCAACTCTCGCCTATGAGCCCAACGACCCCAAGCACCCCGACTTCCTGAACCGGCTCGGCGTCTAGACGCACAGCCGTACACACAAGGGGCATGAGCCCATCCACACGTGTCCCCAGCGGTATTCCCGCTGGGGGCCAATTCGCCCCCACCACCCACGCCGAGCCGGAACTCGCTCTTGACACCGAAGCCAACAGGTTCGCTCATCTGGATGACATCAGGTCCCTCGACTGTGCGGCAAGCGCCTCACTTCGGTCCCTGGAAGCGGACACCACGGCGGAAGACGAAAGCGCCGCTGACAAGGTCCGTGACGAATGGCGGCAGCGGCGGGACGAAATAGCCACAAAACTCCGGCGCAAGGAATTTTCCGACTACGCCCGCCGTCGCGAGGACGAAGCATTAGCGCTGCTTGCCTCCGCGGCCCGGGCCGACCTCCGCAACGTCGCTGACGAACTGCGCATCAAACACCCGACCGCGGCAAGGGTCGTCCTGACCCGGAACTACGACGACGGCAACCTCGCCATCTGCGTCGAATCCGTCCAAGACATTCACGGCGCCGGCCTCGATGAGGACGTCGTTGACACTGCGCAGGAATTGGTCAGCGAATACAGCTCCCGGCAGATGGCCCGCTTTGTCGACGAAAGTCCCATCGACCTGGCCTCCGCAGCCGCGTGGAACCCGCCAGGGCGCCCCGGCGCACTGTTCGGCTAAACCCGCGTTCAGCACCTCTGACGTAAACTCAACCCGCACCTACATCCAGCAAGGACATCATGACCACCACCATTGCCCGGCAGCCCCAGGGCATCCCCGTCGGCGGACAATTCGCCCACATCACCCACGCGGAACCATCCCTGAACCTGGACGCCCCCATGACCCGCCGGCAGGCGCTGGATCTCGCCACCCTGGTTCCCGGCCGGTCTCGCAGCATTGGCCCGGACGTCCACGGCATCGACGGAATCGACACGATCACGCTGACCGACAAGGGACCGCTCAGCCAACCCGCCGTGCCTTTGTTCATTGAACCGTCCGCCGCGGCCAGGATCGCACCGCCAAAACGCCTGCTGGAGATGCGCTACACCTTGCCCGCTGATGCGAACATCAGGGATCTGTACGAGTTCGACGACTGGAGCTACCGGCGTGCCCGCCAAGCCGCGCAGAACAGCGTCGAGGAAATGGCAGGGCTGGGACCCAAACCTTGGACTGTTCCTGTCTCGCACATCCCGGACACTACCGTTGACCTGGACGAGGACGGAAACCTCGCCTTCACGACCTACGAGACTTTCGCCGAGGGCAGCGCCGTTGACCCGGACGACTTCGAATCCTGGGCCTCCGAATTCTCCCGGTACAACGAGCCGACGACCAGACAGAAGCTCGCCACCTGCATCAAGGACAGCTACAACTCCTGAGCTGACCTACAAGAAAGCCCGCCGCTGATCAGCGGCGGGCTTTCGTTGCATGATGAGCCTCTTATTTCCTCGAGGACCTGGGTACCGAGGGAGCCTTCACAGGAGCGGCCGGGGCCTGAACTTTCGGTACCGGGGCAGGAACCACTGGTTTTGCTGTTGGTGCCGTCGGCGGACGGAAGTCACCAGGAACAGGCTTGTAGCCGGGCGGGTAGGGCATGGGGCTGCGCGGAGCGACCGGAAGGTCTGCCGCCGGAGTCCGAGCAGCAGTGTAGGACCGTCCGTTGTAGGAGGGCACGTAGTAGGAGCGGTACGGCGTCAACAAGGTGTACGCGGGATGAGCCAAATAGTACGGCGGAACGTATCCGGAGTAGTAGGGCCCGCACGCGAGTGGTGGCACACAGGGGCAGCCGTAATAGCTTGATGATCCTGTACTGACGTTGCCTGACCCGGAGGCCTTGGATTCACTGGCGCGGTCCGCGGTGCAGCTTGAGATCCCGATGATGGTCAGGATGATTGTCACTGCCGCCAAGGCGATGATGGCGATCTTCTTCTTACGGCTCATACCCGCTATGTGTACGGCGGCTACACCCGCCATCACCAGACACAGCAAGGGCCTCCGACTTTCGATGCTAAGTCCGGGATCTGATTCGGTGCTGCCTAACCGTTCCGATAGGCCCGTCGTCGGCGTAGGCGCATAGGGAGGACAAACCCTGAGGGGTTTCACGGCCGTGCCTTGATCGCGGGGTGTGAAGCCCTCGACTCTTGCCCCGACCTGGATGGAATGCAATGACCGCAACAACTGAAATAGCCGCAGTGATAGAAGACTCCGAGACGTCTGAGCCGACCGAAGCCACCATTGACGGCACCCCGGCCGTCGCAGACCGTCCACTCATCACCCTGGGTGACGGAAGGGTTGTCGCACCGGCCCGTGACCGGGAAGTCCTTCTGGCCTGGGGCATCGACGCACTGCTGGTCTTTCTGAGCACTTACGGAATCTATGTGATCCTTGCGACCACCATGCCCGACCCCTTCTCGTTCGCCCGTGAACTCAACGCCCTGGCCGTCTGGCCGGTTGTGGCACTCATCTACGGCTTCACAACCGGCCACCGACGCTCACTTGGGCAGCGCATCGCCGGCACCCGCACCCTCCGGATCGATACCGGCGCCGTCCCCGGAGTTCTGCGTGCCGGCTGGATGATGGTGCTTCGGGTCATGATCCTCCCCGTCGTCTTCCTGTTCTGCCTTTGCGGTGGGAGCACGTTCGGCATCAAGGACCGGCACGTGTCGATCGACGCCCTGGCCACCGGTTTGTGATGTCGAGGTTCCGTCGCTGTTTCGAGCTTGGCTGACTCCTGATTGGGAAAGATTTCGGAAGCGGTGATGCTTTTCGGAATCGCCGCACACATCTATTTCAACAACGGATTTGCCAGTCGAATCCCGTGAGAGATTTCGAGTGTACAAATTCCCGGTCTCTCAGTTACAGTTTTCTTAGCAGGCCATCCGGGTCAGCGAAATTGTTCAGGAAAGGACAAGCCATGCACGCATCATCCATGCTTAGCATTTCGGCCGTATGCGGTCGCGGCTTTGTCCTGCCCACGACCAAGCCGGCGCTGGAATCGTCCCCGAAAGCCTATGGAAACACCTGGCAGCAGCGGAATGACCACGCAAGGCACCGAAGTATCCTCTAAGTTTTGACGGCATGACCGTCCACCAGAGGCCGCTTCGGGTAAGTCCAACCCCGAGGCGGTCTCTCTTTTTGTCCCGATGAGGACACAGACAGACCGCCACCCGGCCGGAACACCCGGCACTGGGGAGGTAGCTCAGTTGGTAGAGCAGCGGACTCCAAACCCGCAGGTCGCAGGTTCGAGCCCTGTCCGCCCCGCGCAGTACAACGCACCCGCAAGGGATGCAATTGTGATTTGAGAATTCCATAGTGAACGTGAAGTAAGAGACGGAGAAATTACCGGAACGCCAATTCCGGTGATGCTACTTCTCCGCGTTCAAAAACAATTCCCGGGTCGAATAGAAGGGCTTATCGTCGCGCTATTTGATCCGGGAAACTTCGGGAGGTTACCCAAGCGGCCAAAGGGGGCGGACTGTAAATTCGCTGGCTCAACCTACGTCGGTTCGAATCCGACACCTCCCACGTGATGAGGGCCTCCGGGTCTTCCGCACACATGACGACCGTGAAAACTTCCAAGCTGAGCGCAGTCCCGAACGACGAGTTTCGCTCGATCGTCGAAGCTTCCCATACGATGCGGGATATTCTTCGCGGGTTGGGCTACGGCACCAGCAGCGGCTCAATGGGTCCTTACATCCGGGCCCGGGCTGAGAAGGAAGGCATTTCGCTGGGGCACCTCACGGGCCGAAGCGTCGTGAGGGCGTCGTGGTATCAGTACCCTCTCGACGAGATTTTGGTCGAGAACTCGTCCTATCTGAACCGAAGCCACCTGAAGGTTCGACTGATCAAAGCCGGACTACTTCGGCACGAGTGCTACGAGTGCGGCCTTCCGCCGGTCTGGAAGGGTAAGCCCCTGACGCTCCAACTGGATCACGTCAATGGCGTCAACAACGACAACCGGATCGGAAACCTTCGGTTCCTGTGCCCAAACTGTCACAGCCAGACCCCGACGCATTCCGGCCGAAATGCCGTCCATTACGTGGCGGTAGCGCCGCCGAGCCGGAAGCCAAAGGTTGCGAGACTGTGTGAATGCGGGGCCGAGATCAGCAAAACGGCGGACAGATGCAGGGTGTGCTTCCTGAAGAGCAGGGAGCGTACCGAATGGCCAAGCCACACGGATCTGCTCGAGCTTGTCGACAGGATGGGCTTCGTGAGGGCCGGCGCAAGTCTTGGAGTTAGCGACAATGCCGTAAGGAACAGGATCAGGACCAACGTCCGGTTGAAGCGGGTCTCGTAGACCCGAGGCGGAAAGGGAAGGCTCAATGCTTTCACTGGTTCGAATCCAGTATCCGCCACGCGCAGAGTAGGGGAGCTCGGCCGTCCCCGCCAGGTTCATTCCCTGGAGATCGCCGGTTCAAATCCAGCCTCTGCAACGCCCGTCTGGCGAAATTGGCAGACGCGCCAGCCTCAGGTGCTGGTATCCGAAAGGGTGTCCCGGTTCGAGTCCGGGGATGGGCACGGTGGCCATGAGCAGGGTGGCCCAAGTCCTGGCATTGCTGCAACGCCCTTGACCGGCGTGCATGCCGGGGCGATGTAAAAACAAATACCCGCCGCCGGGTGGTTTCGACCAGAAGACCGGGACAGTGGACTGCAGCGATCGTTGCCCACCCCACCGTCCGGCACCCGGTGTCTCGCCCGTCTGGCGAAATTGGCAGACGCGCCAGCTTGAGGGGCTGGTGTCCGAAAGGACGTCCCGGTTCAAGTCCGGGGATGGGCACGGCTCCCGCAGGGAGTGCATGGAAAACGCAGTACATATTGGAGGGGCCAGCCGACGGCCGGCGCCGGTCACTGCCTGGAACGCAGTTGGCGGACTTGTCCGCGTACGGGTTCGATCCCCGTCCTCTCCGCGCAGCAGTACATAGGGAGAGCAGGCGAGCGGGTTTCGCAGAACGATTGCTAATCGTTTATGACTGGTCAACGGTCTGCCGGGTTCGAGACCCGGGCTCTCCGCTCAGCGGTGAGAGAGTTTCCGGACGCCGTACACATTGGGTCCAGAAGATAACCGACACCGGCGGTGGGAGCCGCCGGAATTGGGGATATGGCGCAGCTGGTAGCGCACCTGCATGGCATGCAGGGGGTCAGGGGTTCGAGTCCCCTTATCTCCACTGGGTCCGAAAGGGTCCTCGGAGCCTGCTTTGCGGCAGACTCCCAAATGGGGCCATGGCGCAATTGGTAGCGCACCTGCTTTGCAAGCAGGGGGTTCAGGGTTCGAGACCCTGTGGCTCCACGGCTGGGAAGGGCAGCGCCCGGTCCCCAGGATGATCCCTCAGAAGGACACTGGCAACTGGGCGCCAGCCTCCCGGCATTGGTTACCAAACGAAGGAGAACGCAGTGAAAACCACCGTGTACTCCGACGCGGATGGCATCTGGGTTGCCTGGACCGATCACCGCTTCACTGCGGCGCCAGCCGATCAGACAGGCTGGCACGGCAACTGGCACCCAGTCACGATCCCCGCATCGTTCCCCGGGTACTGGGCCGAAGAGTCCGTCGAAGCGATGAACCGGATCGCAGCCCACCCTGACGTCACCGTCAAATGGCTGACGGCCTGGGAGGAAGGCGCACCGGAACAGCTGGCACCAACGATCGGCCTTCACGGCGCCGACTGGGAAATGATCCCCGGCGTTGAAGAGGACGACCTGGCCAATTGGAACTGGTGGAAGCTGGCGAAAATCCGTGAGGACGTTGCCCGCACCCGGCCTGACCGGATCGTCTGGATGGACGATGACATCAACTTCGATGCCAAGGCCCTGGCCTGGCTGGAGATGCTGGACGTACCGGTGCTGGTGATATGCCCGAGGACCGAACACGGCCTCACCAGGGACCACCTGGCCGAGATCGAAGCGTTCATCGGGACGTAGGAATGGGCCTGTAGCTGAGTCGGCCTTAGCACCGGACTTTTAATCCGGGGACGTGGGTTCGAGCCCCACCGGGCTCACGCAGAATGACAGCCGGAAAGACGGCGCATGCTTCTCTAGCTCAATTGGTCAGAGCACTCGACTCTTAATCGAGGGGTTCAGGGTTCAAGTCCCTGGGGAAGCACGAAGTGCAGCACGACTTGCCAGGCGGGATGAACCTCGAGGATCGCCGGCGGGGCGTACTGCACGTCAGATGTGGGACTACATCCCCGCCCTGGTGCATGGGGCAGAACTGGAAAGATGTCCGGCTGGCGCCGAGTAGCCAGGTTCATAGCCTGGTGAGGGCGGGCCAGCAATGGTGCCGATGGAGGATGCACCGCCGGCCGGACAGCGAGGTCTTGTGGCGCAGATGGTTAGCGCACTTCGCTGATAACGAAGGGGTCGCTGGTTCAAGTCCAGCCAAGGCCACTGCGGGTTCGTCCCGCTAATCCCGTCTAGCTCAATTGGCAGAGCAGCCGACTGTTAATCGGCAGGTTATTGGTTCGAGTCCAATGACGGGAGCGAAAGCAAGCTCGTCCCTCGCGGGGTGGACGGTAAGAGCCCGGATGATCCTTCGTGGGGGAATTGGCAAACCCGCCCGGTTCTGGCCCGGGAGTTCTCCTGGTTCAAGTCCAGGCGAAGGAGCGAAGCAAGCAGGGCCCTTGGCGGTCCTCCGGTAAGAGCCCGGAATGGAGTAGTGGCTCAGATGGCCTAGAGCACCCGCCTGTCACGCGGGAGACCGCGGGTTCGA is part of the Arthrobacter methylotrophus genome and harbors:
- a CDS encoding DUF2637 domain-containing protein, which produces MTLPAARKPAAPLSRPIIAVGIASTVLIAVGAFVLSFASLTDLAARSGIDVNLAWIWPIIVDGLIVAATVAIVALAGHDRKTLAYPWALLGLGAVVSTAANAVHAIVSVNQANGGVPPVVSAIMAAMPPVVLLAITHLTVLLVQKAAPAPAPKKKTAKAPAAPRKSAPAAIEAHAPSAPAPEFTSVFTEVPSAARDLIPANA
- the secG gene encoding preprotein translocase subunit SecG, which codes for MNFLIIALQVLVVALSIILGAFILLHKASGGGVSGMFGGGMTNSLNSTGVAEKNLTRFTIAAAVIWSVAIMGLGIITRFTGQ
- the secY gene encoding preprotein translocase subunit SecY, which translates into the protein MLDSITRAFRTPDLRNKLLITLGVLTVFRLGSFIPAPGVNASNVQACLSQGGTSGGIYDMVNMFSGGALLSESILALGVMPYITASIMMQLMKVIVPRLQELHAAGDQATVTQYTRYLAVGMSALNATTVVTMARSGNLLGNCALPIVTDQSFITAAIMIISLVAGSLLVMWMGEKITERGIGNGMSLLIFTSVASGFPTALGTIGRTRGWGVFAAVLAVGLLTITLVVLVEQSQRRIPVVYAKRVVGRQTLGGNTTFLPIKVNMAGVVPVIFASTLLSLPSLITRFATGNQTGAGPEWAQWITANLTKGDHPVYMVIYTLFIIGFSFFYVAITFEPKEIASNMKKYGGFVPGFRPGKPTERLLKYVSDRITTAGALYIGVIALIPLVALVLLNANQNFPFGGSAILIMVGVGLETVKQISSQMEQRSYPGLMR
- a CDS encoding NUDIX hydrolase, giving the protein MTITATTPTDDAPVTSPGPITEAIAAIQAAAIPGIIERLDGSTVLENKFIRVDTETVRFPNGALGQYSTITSGSGLGVITIPFVNFRGIPHLGLVRQYRYPVGDFTLEFPRGGSDDLSVDEAARELVEETGLDYHSGTLLGTLRPDTGILTTEVAVWKTTHGIEHIRPGHVEDETGAKVEWYSYGELTGMVRNGHITCGMTLAAIALLGAGGHMNCP
- a CDS encoding HAD domain-containing protein translates to MKTTVYSDADGIWVAWTDHRFTAAPADQTGWHGNWHPVTIPASFPGYWAEESVEAMNRIAAHPDVTVKWLTAWEEGAPEQLAPTIGLHGADWEMIPGVEEDDLANWNWWKLAKIREDVARTRPDRIVWMDDDINFDAKALAWLEMLDVPVLVICPRTEHGLTRDHLAEIEAFIGT